The following are from one region of the Tachysurus fulvidraco isolate hzauxx_2018 chromosome 24, HZAU_PFXX_2.0, whole genome shotgun sequence genome:
- the kank2 gene encoding KN motif and ankyrin repeat domain-containing protein 2, translating into MAQVLHMDTSFPGKINSTVPTSLHPKDTEAPYSVETPYGYRLDLDFLKYVNDIEKGNTIKRVPVQRRPRYGSLPRGYGYTGSWWTSTESLCSNASMDSRHSSYSYCAPGFHTSQRPNFSMARVEKTLLDARRKLEEEKDTRFSNLGSMHSSVAGSNTSISSAHSFNRAQGGGSSHTPASSGLSTPVSPTPAHLQHVREQMAMALRKIRDLEEQVKTIPVLQVKISVLQEEKRQLSVQLKSQKFLGHTLGFSRGRPRGELYIDIPEEGVEAGTSKVEEGLSPTTPDGSRQDSGCEIEDTVIVGSIRPGMRKEVRTIAVGPDSTEKNTCHVGVGVREEDLGILPETEVLKSKVGQLEVQLRTTVHQLQSAQMQVEAVQKERQVGNMQADHAVRATSLGWQQQHELGGTGLHTLVSFTQQGQQKQQRTVGIQVYTLEQPMVMLRTQQCSNSTRPLSAPLPEGNPHRGYAEPLRAEESIAISSKQVREVLRSELSTSVPVTSASSAMETTTVNYSQAAPLSQRLRDVEQKQQLATEVPSHESMPQPASPHSSLRSIMKHKADREPCSTSTQKNLQFIGVNGGYESTSSESSSESSDDESDASEYHEATEKLPESPAHHPQATSVSISSTSVSVIPESSEIANSQHSNTPVLLSEGSGLHSITQSPALDTATCHVKSPASDSDKSQETVILSAESDSRIRYQYTTQNAAICPEHSSNDSTVCMASEQTVNQPQTTSLDSQQKSLQPESSCLTTQQPTAMSHTTGASYPDDSQSQTTELTPYQQTVQLKASDSSDQQDTAKSPVSSPNETTSSNKTPKQESSFRELSESFTTALHTLQKALGEPNAFSQQGARTAYTTVLQEWLRVSCHKSADTAVVRAYMDAFASVSPQLLEFVINMADGNGNTALHYTVSHSNFPVVKLLLDTGLCNADKQNKAGYTAIMLTALAAFHSESDLQTVLQLLRTGDVNAKASQAGQTALMLAVSHGRGDMVRALLCCGAQVNLQDDDGSTALMCACEHGHVDIVRQLLSVPGCDATLTDNDGSTALSIALEASQNDIAVLLYAHLNFAKPPSPVSPKSQIVGSPPSSSEILK; encoded by the exons ATGGCTCAAGTGTTACATATGGACACCAGCTTTCCAG GGAAGATTAACTCTACAGTCCCCACTTCCTTGCACCCGAAGGACACAGAAGCCCCTTACTCAGTAGAGACTCCCTATGGCTACCGTCTGGATCTGGACTTCCTTAAATATGTTAATGACATTGAAAAGGGTAATACTATAAAGAGGGTCCCTGTTCAGCGACGTCCACGCTATGGTTCTCTGCCCCGTGGTTATGGTTACACTGGCTCATGGTGGACCTCCACTGAGTCATTGTGCTCCAATGCCAGCATGGATAGCCGCCACTCATCCTACTCATACTGTGCACCGGGCTTTCACACTTCTCAGCGCCCCAATTTCAGCATGGCCCGTGTGGAGAAGACTCTGCTGGATGCACGACGAAAGCTAGAGGAAGAGAAGGACACTCGCTTTTCCAACTTAGGCAGCATGCACAGCAGTGTTGCTGGCTCCAACACCTCCATCTCCAGTGCCCACAGCTTCAATCGTGCCCAGGGTGGGGGAAGTTCCCACACACCTGCCAGCTCAGGTCTGTCTACACCTGTATCACCCACTCCAGCCCACCTACAGCATGTACGTGAGCAAATGGCCATGGCCCTTAGGAAGATCCGGGATCTGGAAGAGCAAGTGAAGACCATTCCCGTACTGCAAGTAAAAATCTCTGTGCTGCAGGAGGAAAAGCGACAGCTTAGTGTGCAACTCAAAAGCCAGAAATTCCTGGGCCACACACTTGGGTTCAGTCGTGGACGGCCACGTGGAGAGCTCTACATTGACATTCCAGAGGAGGGTGTGGAGGCTGGAACCAGTAAGGTGGAGGAGGGACTCTCACCCACTACGCCTGATGGCTCACGTCAGGACTCTGGCTGTGAGATAGAAGATACCGTTATTGTGGGCAGCATTCGGCCAGGAATGAGAAAGGAGGTTCGAACCATTGCCGTGGGTCCGGacagtacagaaaaaaatacttgCCATGTGGGTGTAGGTGTGAGGGAAGAAGACTTGGGCATTCTGCCAGAGACGGAAGTTCTGAAGTCCAAGGTGGGCCAGTTGGAGGTGCAGTTGAGAACGACTGTGCATCAGCTACAGAGTGCCCAAATGCAGGTGGAGGCAGTGCAGAAAGAAAGGCAGGTTGGGAACATGCAGGCTGATCATGCTGTGAGGGCCACTAGCCTAGgctggcagcagcagcatgAACTGGGAGGTACTGGCCTCCACACACTGGTCAGCTTCACTCAGCAAGGCCAGCAGAAGCAGCAGAGGACAGTGGGGATCCAGGTGTATACACTAGAGCAGCCTATGGTTATGCTTAGGACTCAGCAATGCAGCAATTCCACCAGGCCTCTGTCTGCCCCCCTCCCAGAGGGAAATCCTCACAGAGGATATGCAGAGCCACTGAGGGCAGAAG AATCAATTGCAATAAGCTCCAAACAAGTACGAGAGGTCCTAAGAAGTGAATTGTCCACATCAGTGCCGGTCACCAGTGCTTCCAGTGCTATGGAGACCACTACAGTCAACTACAGTCAAGCAGCTCCTCTTAGCCAGAGGCTGAGGGATGTAGAACAGAAACAGCAGTTGGCCACAGAAGTTCCCTCACATGAGAGCATGCCCCAACCAG cCTCTCCTCATTCCAGCTTGAGGTCAATCATGAAACATAAGGCAGACAGAGAACCATGCTCTACTTCAACCCAGAAAAATCTGCAGTTCATAGGAGTAAATGGAGG GTATGAGTCCACCTCATCAGAGAGCAGTTCTGAGAGCTCAGATGATGAGAGTGATGCAAGTGAATATCATGAAGCCACTGAGAAACTACCCGAATCTCCAGCTCATCACCCCCAGGCTACTTCTGTCAGCATCTCCTCTACTTCTGTCTCTGTAATTCCTGAATCTTCAGAAATAGCGAATTCCCAGCACAGCAACACACCTGTTTTACTCAGCGAGGGCTCAGGTCTGCATAGCATCACCCAATCACCAGCCTTGGACACAGCCACATGTCACGTTAAGTCACCAGCCTCAGATTCTGACAAATCTCAGGAGACTGTTATCCTGTCAGCAGAATCAGATTCTAGAATCAGATACCAATATACCACACAAAATGCTGCCATTTGCCCTGAACACAGTTCCAATGACTCAACAGTCTGCATGGCATCAGAACAAACTGTTAACCAACCCCAGACCACTAGTTTAGATAGCCAGCAAAAATCTCTCCAGCCAGAATCCTCATGCCTCACCACTCAACAACCCACTGCTATGTCACATACCACTGGTGCTTCTTATCCAGATGATAGCCAATCACAAACCACTGAACTCACTCCATACCAGCAAACTGTGCAGTTGAAGGCTTCAGATTCTTCTGACCAACAGGACACAGCCAAATCTCCAGTCAGCAGTCCGAATGAAACCACCAGCTCCAACAAAACGCCTAAACAAGAAAGCAG TTTCAGAGAACTGAGTGAAAGCTTCACAACAGCTCTTCATACCTTGCAGAAAGCACTTGGTGAACCAAATGCTTTTAGCCAACAGGGGGCG AGAACAGCCTACACCACAGTGTTACAGGAGTGGCTGCGTGTCTCATGTCATAAATCTGCTGACACAGCGGTGGTCAGAGCCTACATGGATGCCTTTGCCTCTGTCTCACCTCAGCTGCTGGAGTTTGTGATCAATATGGCTGATGGGAATGGAAACACagcactgcactacactgtcTCCCACTCCAACTTCCCTGTGGTTAAACTGTTGCTGGACACAG GTCTCTGTAATGCAGATAAGCAGAACAAGGCTGGCTACACGGCTATCATGCTGACAGCTCTGGCTGCGTTCCACTCCGAAAGTGACCTTCAGACAGTTCTGCAGCTGCTTCGTACTGGAGATGTTAATGCCAAAGCTAGCCAG GCTGGGCAAACAGCTTTAATGCTGGCAGTGAGTCACGGCAGAGGAGACATGGTTAGAGCTTTACTGTGCTGCGGTGCTCAGGTCAATCTGCAGGACGATGATGGCTCCACTGCCCTCATGTGTGCCTGTGAGCATGGCCACGTGGACATTGTGCGCCAGCTGCTGTCTGTGCCAGGCTGTGATGCTACTCTCACTGATAAC GATGGCAGCACTGCTCTTTCCATAGCACTTGAGGCGAGTCAGAATGACATTGCCGTGCTTCTCTACGCCCATCTGAATTTTGCCAAACCTCCTTCCCCT GTGTCTCCGAAGTCTCAGATAGTGGGATCCCCGCCTTCTTCCTCTGAAATCCTAAAATGA